In Leishmania donovani BPK282A1 complete genome, chromosome 28, one DNA window encodes the following:
- a CDS encoding MRP protein-like protein, with the protein MRFSRVSVPGIKRVITICSAKGGVGKSTTSVNVALALKNMGHSVGLVDADITGPSIPTMMGVESSQVETYRVAGSDRFGPPMNFGVKVMSMGLIVPYDEAIAVRGPMVNKYIRALLFQTDWEELDYLLIDMPPGTNDVHLTITQEVMLSGAVIVSTPQKVALIDVRRGIDMFAAVNAPVLGLVENMSYFKCDSCDKRHYMFGRDGVARAAEELGVPFLGEIPFLSRIMQDTDEGVPPALRGDATLEAAKPYYELAERIHATLGESERNRAGDGSGKDVGQRAPAPEPTIVFE; encoded by the coding sequence ATGCGCTTCTCCCGTGTGTCGGTGCCGGGCATCAAGCGCGTCATCACCATCTGTAGCGCCAAGGGCGGTGTTGGCAAgtccaccacctccgtcaATGTCGCTCTTGCGCTGAAGAACATGGGACACAGCGTCGGCCTCGTCGACGCAGACATAACAGGGCCGTCCATCCCTACGATGATGGGGGTGGAAAGCTCCCAGGTCGAGACGTACcgcgtcgccggcagcgaccgTTTCGGCCCCCCCATGAACTTCGGCGTGAAAGTGATGAGCATGGGGCTCATTGTCCCGTATGACGAGGCCATCGCCGTGCGCGGGCCGATGGTGAACAAGTACATCCGCGCCCTGCTCTTCCAAACGGATTGGGAGGAACTAGACTACCTCCTCATCGACATGCCGCCCGGCACCAACGACGTGCATCTCACGATCACGCAGGAGGTCATGCTCTCTGGCGCCGTGATTGTCTCGACGCCGCAGAAGGTGGCACTCATCGATGTGCGGCGCGGCATCGACATGTTCGCGGCCGTCAACGCGCCGGTGCTGGGGCTTGTGGAGAACATGAGCTACTTTAAGTGCGATAGCTGTGACAAGCGGCATTACATGTtcggccgcgacggcgtggcacgcgcggcggaggagctgggAGTGCCGTTTCTGGGTGAAATTCCGTTCTTGAGTCGCATTATGCAGGACACTGACGAGGGTGTACCCCCCGCACTGCGCGGGGATGCGACgttggaggcggcgaagccgTACTACGAGCTTGCCGAGCGCATCCACGCGACGTtgggcgagagcgagaggaacagggccggcgacggcagcgggaAGGATGTCGGTCAACGCGCTCCTGCCCCCGAGCCGACCATCGTATTTGAGTGA
- a CDS encoding ribosomal protein S29, putative: MGHLDQWRSRQKIGMGKGARCCVICSNQKALIRKYELNVCRQCFRENAEHIGFTKLR; this comes from the coding sequence ATGGGGCATCTCGACCAGTGGCGTTCTCGCCAGAAGATCGGCATGGGCAAGggcgcccgctgctgcgtcatcTGCTCCAACCAGAAGGCGCTGATCCGCAAGTACGAGCTGAACGTGTGCCGTCAGTGCTTCCGTGAAAACGCCGAGCACATCGGCTTCACCAAGCTGCGCTGA